The genomic region GAGGACCGGCGCGCCATCCGCAACGTGCCGGTGGAGGTGGCCGACCTCCCGGCCCTCGACGACCTCACCGCGGTCGAGCCGCCGCTCTCGCCCTCGATCCTGGGGCTCTTCCGCGGGCCGGCGGAGCAGGAGCCCTGCCAGAAGAGCGACGGGCCCAACTGCCGCAGCATCGTCCTCTACCGCAAGAACCTGGCCCGCTTCGCCCGCACCCGGGAGGAGCTCGCCGAGCAGGTGAAGGTCACCCTGCTCCACGAGATCGGCCACCTGCGCGGCGAGAACGACGACGACCTGCGGGCGCGCGGGCTGGAGTAGCGCGGCACCGCTGGCCGCCCCTCGCCAGCCCTCCCCACGCAGTGGGGAGGGAGTGCTTCAGATCCCCTCTCCCGCGTGGGCGGCGGAGGATGGGGAGGGCGTGCGACCCTGAGGAATCGCGCTGCAGATCCCCTCTCCCGCGTGAGCGGGGGAGGGATAGGGAGGGGTGCGACCGGAGCCGCTACAGCCTCCCGCACGGCCGCCGGAAGGGGCAGCGGCGGCAGGCGGCGGGGTCCTCGGCCTGGGGGAAGCGGCCGAGGCTGGCGCGGTTGCGGGGGGCGTCGTCGAGGAGCGCCCGCATGCCGGCGATGCTGTCGCGCATCTTCTGCTCGCAGCCGGCGAGCGCCTCCGGGTCGGCCCGCACGTCGGTGGTCTCCCCGCCCTGCCCGAGGTAGACGAGGCCGCCCACCACCTCGCCCGGCGCGAGCTTCCACTTGCCCTGGGCGTAGAGGGTGTAGATGCCGACCTGCGTCTGATCGACGCCGCGCTCGCGGCCGGTCTTCCAGTCGAGCACGTGCACCAGGCCGTCGTTGCCGCGGTAGCCGAAGTCGATGGCCACCCAGATCTTCGTGCCCTCGAACTGGAAGCTGTCGAGCTCGTCCACCGTGAGCCACTGGCTCCGCGGCGTCTCCTTGATCTCGGCGAAGGCGGGGCTGGCGTAGAAGCCGCGGAGCGACCCCTCCACCACCTCCTCGAAGAGCCGCTTCCACTCCTCGCCGGTGACCGGGTCGCCGTACTCGTGCTCCACGAGCGCGCCCACCGGCTTCCGGTCGCGCCAGTAGCTCTTCTCGCGCGACACCGACCAGAGGGCGCGGGCGCGCTGCCGCGTGCGGGCCACGAGGTCGTCGGCCGGCAGGTACTGGCCGGTCACCTGGGCGCGCCGGAGCAGCTGCTTCAGGGCCTCGTGCACGAGCGAGCCGGCCCACTGCCAGCGCGAGCTGAGCTGCTTCAGCACGTAGAGCTCGCGCACCTCCGAGCCGGCCGGCGCCTCCCACCCGCCCCAGGCGCCGTAGTAGGCGTAGTAATAGGCGCGCCGGCACTCCTGGAACTTCTCGTGCCGGGACTTTGACCAGCTGAAGTCGTTGGTGAGCTCTGCCATCCGCCCGGCAGTCTACCGCGCGGGGGGGACAGGGCCTACCGGCTCGCGCGCGGAGACCTACCCGTCGTCGTCCTCGTCGTCCACCACCGGCCCGGAGCCGCCGCCCTGCGCGGCGGTGGCCATGGGCTCCACGGTGACGGGGCCGAGCGGCAGCCCCTGGAGCTGCGGCCGCACCTCGGCGGCGGTGCCCACCAGCACCAGCGTCAGCTGCTCCGGGTCGAGGTACCTGCGCATCGCCGCCTGCACGTCGGCGGCCGACACCTGGTTCACCCGCTCGACGTAGCGATCCCAGTAGTCGTCGGGGAGGCCGTACACCACCTCCTCGGCGAGCTTGCCGGCGATGCCGCCGGCGGTGGCGAAGTCGGCCGGCAGCGAGAGCGCGAGCGCGTTGCGCGCGTCCTTGAGCTCCGCCTCGGACACCGCGGTCTCGCGCATCCGGCGGATCTCCTCGAGCAGCCCCTTGAGCGCCGCGCCGGTCACGTCGGCCTTCACGTTGCCGGCGACGTAGCTCGTGCCCCCGAACTTGCGCGCCTCCTCGCGGGCGTAGATGCCGTAGGTGTAGCCCTGCTTCTCGCGCAGCTCGCGGAAGAGGCGCGAGGCCGAGCCGCCGCCGAGGATCTGGAAGGCCACCTCGGCGGCGTAGTAGTCGTCGCTCTTCCGGTCGAGGCCGGGCGTGCCGAACATCACCAGCGTCTGCGGCGCGTCGGGCTTGTCCACGAGGAGCGTGCGCAGCGGGCGCTGCGGGACCTTGACCTCGGGGGCCGGCGGCGCCGCGCCCGGCTTCCAGGCGCCGAACGCCTTCTCGAGGCGGGGCTCGAGCTCGGCGCGCGTGACGTCGCCCACCACCACCAGCTCGGCCGCGTTCGGGACGTAGTGGCTGGCGTGGAAGCGGGCCAGCGCCTCGCGCGTCACCGCGCGGGTGGAGGCCTCGGTCCCGGCGATCCAGTGGCCGTACGGGTGGCCGTTCCAGAAGAGCCGGCCGAAGGCCTTCGCCGCCACCACGCCCGGCTGGTCGCGCTGCTGCAGGAGCGAGACGAGCCGCGCGTCCTGCACGCGGGCGAAGTCGCCCTGCGGGAAGGCCGGGTGGAGCGCCACGTCGGAGAAGATCTCGAGGAGCTTGTCGAGGTGGCGGACGAGCGCGCTGCCCGACACCGAGGCCTGGTCGAAGCCGGCGCCCGCCGAGACGCTCGCCCCGATGAAGCCGAGGTCGTCGGAGATCTGGGTGGCGCTGCGGGTGGCGGTGCCCTCGGTCAGCATCGAGGCGGTGAAGCTGGCGAGCCCCGGCTGCCCGGCCGGGTCGTGCACCGCCCCGGCGTCGAGCGCCAGGTCGAGCGAGACGATCGGCAGGCGGTGGTACTCGACCAGCCGCACCTTGAGGCCGTTGGAGAGCGTGAAGTGCTGCTGCGGCGGCACCTTCAGGACCGGCGTCGGCCCCTTGGGCGGGACGGCGGCCCGGTCGGGCGGCGCGATGGAGAGGCCGAGCGGCTGGCCGGCGGCGGGCTGGCCGGCGGCGCTCTCGGGCGGGCGCGCCGGCGCGGTGGCGCAGGCGGCGGCGAGGGCCAGGGGGAGGAACAGGTGACGGGACGGCGCGCGCATCTACTTGCTCCCCTTCTTCTTCTGGGACTGGGTCTGGCCCTTCGGGCCGGGCTTCTTCGCCGGCGCCGGCTTCGCCTCGGGCGCCTTCGCCTTCGGCGTCACCGTGAGCACCACCCGCGCGTCCTTGCGCAGGTACGTCGCCGCGGCGGCGCGCAGGTCCTCGGGGGTGAGCTTGCGGTACCGGGCGAGGTCCTTCCCGAAGTAGCCGGGGTCGCCGGTGTGGAGCCAGTAGCTGTTGAGCACGGCGGCGCGGCCGGAGAAGCCGCCCACCGGCTCGAGCGCGAAGATCGCCTCCGACTCGGTCTTGTTGCGGGCCCGGTCGAGCTCGCCCTGGGTGGGCGCCTCGCGCGCCACCTTGGCGATCTCCTCGTCGATCTCCTGCTCGAGCCGCTCCAGGCTCTGGCCCGGCTTGGGGGTCGCCACCAGCATGAAGGTGCCGGCGAGGGTCTGGCTCTGCTGCCCGGCCATCACCGACTGCGCGATCCGCTCGTCCATCACCATCCGCTTCACGAGCCGCGCGCTCTTGCCGTCGGCGAGCACCTGGCCGAGCAGGTCGAGCGCCGCGTCCCCCTCCGCGAAGAGCCTGGGCGACTGCCAGGCGATGTAGAGCTTCGGGAGCTGCACGTTGTCCTGGAGGGTCACCCGCTTCTCGCCGGTGAGCGGCTTCGGCGTGGGGTAGGTGCGCGCCACCCTGGGGCCGGCGGGGATGTCGCCGAACCACTTCTCGATCATCGCGCGCGCGAGGCGCGGGTCGAAGTCGCCGGCGATGGCGAGGGTGGCGTCGTTCGGGCCGTAGTAGCGCTGGAAGAACTCCTTCACGTCGTCGAGCGTGGCGGCGGCGAGGTCGGCGTGCTCGCCGATCGGCTCCCAGTGGTACGGGAACTGCGGGTCCCACAGGTTCTCGAGCAGCGACTTCATCGCGAGGCCGTAGGGCCGCATCTCGTAGTTCTGCCGGCGCTCGTTGCGGACCACGTCGCGCTGGTTGTCGAGCTTGGCCTGGTCGAGCGTGGGCAGGAGGAAGCCCATCCGGTCCGACTCGAGGTAGAGCATCTGCTCGAGCGCGTTCTTCGGGACCTGCTCCCAGTACTGCGTCGAGTCCTGGCGCGTGCCGCCGTTGGAGGAGCCGCCGGCGGCCTCGATGAGCCGGTCGCCCTCGCCCTTCTCGACGTGGGCCGAGCCCTGGAACATGAGGTGCTCGAAGAGGTGCGCGAAGCCGGTGCGGCCGGGCCTCTCGTCCTTGGAGCCGACGTCGTACAGCACGTCCACCCCCACCACCGGCGCGGTGTGGTCCTCGGAGAGGATCACGTTCAGCCCGTTGGAGAGCTTGAAGGTGGTGAAGGGGATCTCGGGGGTGGGCGCGGAGGGCGCGGCCGGCGGCGAGGCGGCCGGCGCGGTCGCCGCGAGAGCGGCGCCGAGGAGCAGGACCAGGGGGCTCGTCATGACGCCGGTCCTTATAGGTCAAGGGCGAGGCCGCGTCATCGAGAACGGCGGCGGGGGGACCTCCCCCGAGGGTGAAACGCCCACCCCCGTCGCGTACCTGCCGGGTCCCGATGCGCCCGCTCGCGCTCGCACTCTGGGTGACCCTCCCGCACCTCGCCATGGCGCAGGAGGCGGCGCTCCGGCCGTCGGGGCGCCTCGAGGCGGTGCGACGGGAGGGGCCGATCCGGCTCGACGGGCGGCTCGACGACGCGGCCTGGCGCGCGGCCGTGCCCTACGCGAGCTTCGTCCAGCTCTTCCCCGATCAGGGCCGCCCGCCGTCGCGCCGGACGGAGGTGCGGGTGCTCTACGACGACGACGACCTCTGGGTGGGGATCCGCTGCTCCGACCCGGACGCGCCCCGGCTCGCGCGGCCGCTCGGCCGGCGCGACGCGCCCCCGTACTCGGACAGCGTCGCGGTCACGATCGACTCGGCCCGCGACCGGCGCACCGGCTACCAGTTCGCGATCACGGTGGCCGGGGTCCAGTCGGACGGCCTCTTCTACGACGACGACAGCTTCACCGGCGACTGGGACGCGGTCTGGGAGGGGGCGGCGTCGGTGGACGCGGAGGGCTGGAGCGCGGAGCTGCGCATCCCCCTCGGCGCGCTCCGGTTCGACGCGGCGCAGGCGCAGACCTGGGGCTTCGGCGTCCGGCGCGAGATCGCGCGGACGCACGAGGTGGACGGCTCGGTCCTCATCGCCAGGAACGCGCGCGGCTACGTGTCGCGCCTGGGCCGGCTCACCGGGCTCGAGGGCCTGCGCCCGCGCGCCGACGTCGAGCTCGCGCCCTACCTCGCGACCCGGCTGACGCTCCGGCCGCAGTACGCCGACCTCTCGCGCCCCCGGCCGCGGCTCCTCGACCCCGAGGCCGACGTCGGGCTCGACCTGCGGGCGACGCTCGGGCGCGGGCTCGTCCTGAACGGCGCGCTCAACCCCGACTTCGGGCAGGTGGAGGCGGACCAGGTGGTGCTGAACCTCTCCAACTACGAGACCTTCTTCCCGGAGAAGCGCCCCTTCTTCCTGCAGGGGACGGACGTGTTCCAGCCGGTCGGCACGAGCGGGCCGGACCGGATCCCGCAGCAGCTCTTCTACTCGCGCCGCGTCGGGATCGACGCGCCCATCCTCGGCGCCGCCAAGGTCACCGGGCAGCTCTCGCGCGAGGTGCGGGTGGGGCTCCTCGAGGCGCTCGTCACCGGGCCGGGCCAGCCCGAGGGGTACGACGAGTCGCGCCCGGACCGCGGCCTCGGCTGGAGCCCCTCGCGCCCGCTCCACTTCGGGCCGGCCGACGCCCGGCCGCTGGTGGCCCCCGCGGCGCGGAACTTCCTCGTGGGCGCGCTGCGCTGGCAGGCCTCGCGGCTCGCGAGCGTGGGGGCCACGGCCACCTCCGTGCTCCCGCTCGCGCCGGCCTGCACCGCCGCGGAGGCCGCGCTCGACCTCCCCGGGCGCCCGGCCCGCTGCGACGCGCGCGCCGGGCACGCCGCCGCGCTCGACTTCGACCTCCGCTCCGCCAGCGCGGAGTGGGCCGCCTTCGGGCAGCTCGACGGGTCGGTGTCGGAGGGCGGCCCGCCGGCGCTCCTGCTGCGCGACGGCACCGCGCTCCGGGCCGGCGACGCGGGCGCCGGCGGCTACGTCACGGCGGGGAAGCTCGGCGGCGAGCCCTGGCGCTTCTCGCTCCACTACGACCACGCCACGCCGCGGCTCGACCTCAACGCCGCCGGCTACCAGCGCACCCAGAACGAGCAGCTCCTGCGCGGGACGCTCTCGTACGTGCGCCCGACCGGCGGGGGCGCCTTCCACGGCTGGGAGCTGCACGCCGCCGCGAGCGCGGCCTTCACCACCGACGGCCGCCGCCTGGACCGCGGTAACGGCCTCTCGCTGGGCGGCTCGGTGCAGCTCCGCAGCTACGTCGGGCTCTGGTGCGACGCGGGGCTCGACGACCCGCGCTGGGACGTGCGGGAGATCGCGCAGGCGGGCGTGCCCTACCGGCGGCCCATGTCGCTCTGGCTCCAGTGCGGCGGCTCGAGCGACCCGGCCGCGATCGTCGCGGTGGACGGCGGCGGCGGGGCCGGCCTGACGCTGCCGGCCGGACCGCTCGCGAGCACGAGCTACTACGGCGCCTCGGTGAACGTCACCTGGCGGCCCACCTCGCGGCTCGAGACGCGGCTCGGCGTCACCGCGGAGCGCAACCGCTACCGGGCCCGCTTCGTGGAGGACGCGGTCGGCGGCCTCTACACCTTCGGCGACCTCGACTCGCCCGACGTCTCGGTGACCCTGCGGGAGCAGCTCGTGCTCACGCCGCGGCTCACGCTGCAGCTCTACGCGCAGGTCTTCACCGACTACGGGCGGTACGGGCCGTTCTACCAGGCCCGCTCGGCGGACCACGGCGCGATACGCCCCGAGGACCTCCGCCCGGTCGCCGCCGGCGCGCTCGCGACCGACCCCGACTACCGCGACACCACCCTCAACGTGAACCTGGTCCTCCGCTGGGAGTGGCGGCTCGGATCCACCTTCTACGCCGTCTACAGCCGCTCCCAGACCGAGCTGCCCACCCCCGGCGGCGTCCGGGTGAGCACCACCCTCGGCCCCCGCGGCCTCGCCATCGGGCCCACCACCGACGTGTTCCTGCTCAAGCTGGCGTACTGGTGGCGGCAGTGAGGCAGCGAGGCGCGAGCGCCACCTGGCCGCGAGGCGCCGCGATGCATCGCTTCACGCCGCCCGCGACCAGCACGCCGGCGAGGCGGCAGGCCGCGATGTCCCCTCTCCCGCGAAGCGAAGGAGGGACGGGGAGGGGGTGCGACGCGAGGCCTCCCGGCGCCCGTCACCTCGCCAGCGCGCCCTCGGCGAGGAAGGCGGCGAGGCCGAGGAGGAGGAGCCAGCTCCAGAGCGGGACGGTGCGCTGGGCGGCGGCGGACTTCTCGCCGGTGACCTTGGCGTGGTCGGCGCCGCCGAGCCAGGCGGTGAGCTCGGTGGGATCGATGCGGCGGGTGTCGGACTCGCGGGGGTCGGGCTGGACGGCGAAGGCGAGGCGGGGGTCGAGGCGCGGCGCGGCGCCGGGCTCCTCCACCTTCACC from Anaeromyxobacter paludicola harbors:
- a CDS encoding PD-(D/E)XK nuclease family protein, with translation MAELTNDFSWSKSRHEKFQECRRAYYYAYYGAWGGWEAPAGSEVRELYVLKQLSSRWQWAGSLVHEALKQLLRRAQVTGQYLPADDLVARTRQRARALWSVSREKSYWRDRKPVGALVEHEYGDPVTGEEWKRLFEEVVEGSLRGFYASPAFAEIKETPRSQWLTVDELDSFQFEGTKIWVAIDFGYRGNDGLVHVLDWKTGRERGVDQTQVGIYTLYAQGKWKLAPGEVVGGLVYLGQGGETTDVRADPEALAGCEQKMRDSIAGMRALLDDAPRNRASLGRFPQAEDPAACRRCPFRRPCGRL
- a CDS encoding M16 family metallopeptidase — translated: MRAPSRHLFLPLALAAACATAPARPPESAAGQPAAGQPLGLSIAPPDRAAVPPKGPTPVLKVPPQQHFTLSNGLKVRLVEYHRLPIVSLDLALDAGAVHDPAGQPGLASFTASMLTEGTATRSATQISDDLGFIGASVSAGAGFDQASVSGSALVRHLDKLLEIFSDVALHPAFPQGDFARVQDARLVSLLQQRDQPGVVAAKAFGRLFWNGHPYGHWIAGTEASTRAVTREALARFHASHYVPNAAELVVVGDVTRAELEPRLEKAFGAWKPGAAPPAPEVKVPQRPLRTLLVDKPDAPQTLVMFGTPGLDRKSDDYYAAEVAFQILGGGSASRLFRELREKQGYTYGIYAREEARKFGGTSYVAGNVKADVTGAALKGLLEEIRRMRETAVSEAELKDARNALALSLPADFATAGGIAGKLAEEVVYGLPDDYWDRYVERVNQVSAADVQAAMRRYLDPEQLTLVLVGTAAEVRPQLQGLPLGPVTVEPMATAAQGGGSGPVVDDEDDDG
- a CDS encoding M16 family metallopeptidase; protein product: MTSPLVLLLGAALAATAPAASPPAAPSAPTPEIPFTTFKLSNGLNVILSEDHTAPVVGVDVLYDVGSKDERPGRTGFAHLFEHLMFQGSAHVEKGEGDRLIEAAGGSSNGGTRQDSTQYWEQVPKNALEQMLYLESDRMGFLLPTLDQAKLDNQRDVVRNERRQNYEMRPYGLAMKSLLENLWDPQFPYHWEPIGEHADLAAATLDDVKEFFQRYYGPNDATLAIAGDFDPRLARAMIEKWFGDIPAGPRVARTYPTPKPLTGEKRVTLQDNVQLPKLYIAWQSPRLFAEGDAALDLLGQVLADGKSARLVKRMVMDERIAQSVMAGQQSQTLAGTFMLVATPKPGQSLERLEQEIDEEIAKVAREAPTQGELDRARNKTESEAIFALEPVGGFSGRAAVLNSYWLHTGDPGYFGKDLARYRKLTPEDLRAAAATYLRKDARVVLTVTPKAKAPEAKPAPAKKPGPKGQTQSQKKKGSK
- a CDS encoding DUF5916 domain-containing protein, which translates into the protein MRPLALALWVTLPHLAMAQEAALRPSGRLEAVRREGPIRLDGRLDDAAWRAAVPYASFVQLFPDQGRPPSRRTEVRVLYDDDDLWVGIRCSDPDAPRLARPLGRRDAPPYSDSVAVTIDSARDRRTGYQFAITVAGVQSDGLFYDDDSFTGDWDAVWEGAASVDAEGWSAELRIPLGALRFDAAQAQTWGFGVRREIARTHEVDGSVLIARNARGYVSRLGRLTGLEGLRPRADVELAPYLATRLTLRPQYADLSRPRPRLLDPEADVGLDLRATLGRGLVLNGALNPDFGQVEADQVVLNLSNYETFFPEKRPFFLQGTDVFQPVGTSGPDRIPQQLFYSRRVGIDAPILGAAKVTGQLSREVRVGLLEALVTGPGQPEGYDESRPDRGLGWSPSRPLHFGPADARPLVAPAARNFLVGALRWQASRLASVGATATSVLPLAPACTAAEAALDLPGRPARCDARAGHAAALDFDLRSASAEWAAFGQLDGSVSEGGPPALLLRDGTALRAGDAGAGGYVTAGKLGGEPWRFSLHYDHATPRLDLNAAGYQRTQNEQLLRGTLSYVRPTGGGAFHGWELHAAASAAFTTDGRRLDRGNGLSLGGSVQLRSYVGLWCDAGLDDPRWDVREIAQAGVPYRRPMSLWLQCGGSSDPAAIVAVDGGGGAGLTLPAGPLASTSYYGASVNVTWRPTSRLETRLGVTAERNRYRARFVEDAVGGLYTFGDLDSPDVSVTLREQLVLTPRLTLQLYAQVFTDYGRYGPFYQARSADHGAIRPEDLRPVAAGALATDPDYRDTTLNVNLVLRWEWRLGSTFYAVYSRSQTELPTPGGVRVSTTLGPRGLAIGPTTDVFLLKLAYWWRQ